In Takifugu flavidus isolate HTHZ2018 chromosome 13, ASM371156v2, whole genome shotgun sequence, the following are encoded in one genomic region:
- the LOC130535708 gene encoding voltage-dependent calcium channel subunit alpha-2/delta-1 isoform X2, whose product MDTYRARLWVFLSLLFQHGCLGSQFPTQLMIKEWVDQMQKELVTLADTATAGRSLTQIFRRNQDLYTVEQNDAEELVARAARNIEQLLRKRSAALEKLATAAEDFQKEYVWKDEFEDDEIAYYNSKDNLDANETEGRKYRMRPDFKEDPTFKRLTDYNHTAVHIPTDIYDGSTIVLNELNWTEALEEVFKKNREEDPTLLWQVFGSATGLARYYPASPWMDARKTPSKIDLYDVRRRPWYIQGAASPKDMLILVDASGSVSGLTLKLIRTSVSEMLETLSDDDYVNVVYFNTRVKKTACFDHLVQANVRNKKLLKDAVQNITAKGITNYTKGFEFAFEQLSVTNVSRANCNKIIMLFTDGGEERAQAILEKYNADKKVRIFTFSVGQHNYDKGPIQWMACSNKGYFYEIPSIGAIRINTQEYLDVLGRPMVLADKQAKQVQWTNVYLDALELGLVITGTLPVFNKTKSKDDRNGEYQNQLILGVMGIDVSLDDIKKLTPRFTIGPNGYYFAIDPNGYVLLHPNLQPKNPKFQEPVTLDFLDAELENDIKVEIRRMMIDGETGEQTIHTLVKSQDERYIDRGVRTYTWAPVNGTDYSLALVLPKYSEHFIQAKLGDDMKQAMSMETLQLERFDEYGYTFISPREYCKELKLSLNNTQFLLDFNQYIDRYTPNACNVSLVSRLILDAGLTAELVKVWSEQTMDGIVARFVATDGGVTRVYPRSVGEDWIENPETYESSFYKRTLDNDVYIFTAPSFNTENKDSFSESGILVSKAVELTIDEVTLKPAVVGVKLNVSFWMNSFMNATLKLNCKDEICGCLRNDKHVDCVILDDGGFLLMSNQDEYISLIGQFFGEVDPVLMINLVNTSLYSFNKTYDYQSVCDPEKDSKAAAGPRSVYVPSIADLLSIGWWASSAAWSILQQLLVGLLFPNLLEAAEPADEEIPDAMFKESCITEQTQYFFDNEERSYSGVLDCGNCSRMYRAEKLPNTNLVFLITDAKATCLSCDPRPLRQAEQPSEGPDPCELAQNPRYRKGPDVCFDNNENDEPLCPISRGSPLTCTPLLFLVMSLGKMILTVEAGPC is encoded by the exons AAACTGGCCACGGCCGCTGAAGACTTCCAGAAGGAGTACGTGTGGAAGGACGAGTTTGAG GATGATGAAATTGCGTACTACAACTCGAAGGACAAT CTGGATGCAAatgagacagaggggaggaaaTATAGGATGCGACCAGACTTTAAAGAGGACCCGACATTTAAACGTCTGACAGATTACAACCACACGGCTGTTCATATCCCCACTGACATCTATGATGGat CCACCATCGTGTTGAATGAGCTGAACTGGACGGAGGCTTTGGAGGAGGTGTTCAAGAAGAACAGGGAAGAAGACCCCACCCTTCTCTGGCAGGTGTTTGGCAGTGCGACGGGCCTGGCCCGCTACTACCCAG CTTCGCCCTGGATGGACGCTCGGAAGACCCCGAGTAAAATCGACCTGTATGATGTTCGCAGGAGGCCGTG GTATATCCAAGGCGCTGCCTCACCAAAAGATATGCTAATCCTTGTGGATGC GAGCGGGAGTGTGTCTGGCTTAACGCTGAAGCTCATCAGGACCTCAGTCAGCGAAATGCTGGAGACGCTGTCCGATGACGACTACGTCAACGTCGTTTAT TTCAACACTCGAGTGAAGAAGACAGCCTGCTTCGACCACCTGGTTCAGGCCAACGTCagaaacaaaaagctgctgaaggaCGCCGTGCAGAACATCACAGCAAAAGGGATTACAAACTACACAAAGGGCTTCGAGTTCGCTTTTGAGCAGCTGTCTGTG ACCAATGTGAGCAGAGCAAACTGCAACAAGATCATCATGCTGTTTACGGACGGTGGGGAGGAGAGAGCCCAGGCCATCCTCGAGAAATACAACGCTGACAAAAAG GTCAGGATCTTTACCTTCTCTGTGGGACAGCACAATTACGACAAAGGTCCCATCCAGTGGATGGCCTGCTCCAACAAAG GTTACTTCTACGAGATCCCGTCCATCGGAGCCATCAGAATCAACACACAG GAGTATCTTGATGTCCTGGGACGACCGATGGTGCTGGCAGACAAGCAGGCCAAACAGGTCCAGTGGACCAACGTCTACCTGGATGCTCTG GAGCTGGGTCTGGTCATCACAGGAACCCTTCCTGTTTTCAATAAGACGAAGAGCAAAGACGACAGGAACGGCGAG TACCAGAATCAGTTGATCCTCGGCGTGATGGGGATCGACGTTTCTCTGGACGACATCAAGAAACTGACGCCCCGCTTCACA ATTGGTCCAAATGGATACTACTTTGCCATCGATCCAAATGGATACGTCCTGCTGCACCCCAACCTCCAGCCAAAG AATCCTAAATTCCAGGAGCCTGTTACCCTGGATTTCCTAGACGCTGAGCTGGAAAATGACATTAAAGTGGAG ATCAGGAGGATGATGATTGATGGAGAGACAGGTGAACAAACCATTCACACGCTGGTAAAATCCCAGGACGAG AGGTACATCGACAGAGGAGTCAGGACCTACACGTGGGCACCAGTGAATGGAACAGATTACAG CCTGGCTCTCGTTTTGCCAAAATACAGCGAGCACTTCATTCAAGCTAAGCTGGGGGACGACATGAAGCAGGCCATGT CAATGGAAACCCTGCAGCTGGAGAGGTTTGACGAGTATGGTTACACCTTCATCTCCCCACG GGAGTACTGCAAAGAGCTGAAGCTGTCACTCAACAACACCCAGTTCCTCCTGGACTTCAACCAGTACATTGATAGATACACTCCCAACGCAT GTAACGTGTCCCTGGTGAGTCGGCTCATTCTGGATGCAGGTCTGACCGCTGAACTGGTCAAAGTTTGGAGTGAACAGACAAT GGACGGGATAGTGGCCAGGTTCGTGGCCACGGACGGCGGTGTAACGAGAGTTTACCCCAGAAG TGTCGGGGAGGACTGGATCGAGAATCCGGAGACCTACGAGTCCAGCTTCTACAAAAGGACGCTGGACAATGACGTTTACATTTTCACAGCACCGTCTTTCAACA CGGAGAACAAGGATTCCTTCTCCGAGTCCGGCATCCTGGTGAGCAAAGCGGTGGAACTCACCATCGATGAAGTCACGCTCAAACCAGCAG TGGTCGGAGTGAAACTCAACGTCTCCTTCTGGATGAACAGTTTCATGAACGCTACGCTCAAACTGAAT TGTAAAGATGAGATCTGTGGCTGTCTGAGGAATGACAAG CATGTAGACTGTGTGatcctggatgatggaggatttCTTCTCATGTCCAATCAGGATGAATACATCTCTCTG ATCGGTCAGTTCTTTGGCGAGGTGGACCCGGTGCTGATGATCAACCTGGTCAACACCTCTCTGTACTCCTTCAACAAGACCTACGACTACCAGTCTGTCTGCGACCCAGAGAAGGACAGCAAGGCTGCAGCAGGCCCCCGCTCTGTCTATGTG CCTTCCATTGCCGACTTGCTCAGTATTGGCTGGTGGGCATCAAGTGCTGCCTG GTCGATATTGCAGCAGCTTTTAGTAGGACTCTTGTTTCCAAACCTTCTCGAGGCAG CGGAGCCAGCAGATGAAGAGATACCAGATGCCATGTTCAAGGAAAGCTGCATCACGGAACAAACCCAGTACTTCTTTGATAATGAGGAGAGATCCTACTCAGGTGTTCTGGACTGTGGAAACTGTTCCAG GATGTACCGTGCAGAGAAGCTACCAAACACCAACCTGGTGTTCCTGATCACCGATGCCAAGGCAACGTGCTTGTCCTGTGACCCCAGGCCACTCAGACAGGCCGAACAACCAT CTGAAGGTCCGGATCCGTGCGAGCTGGCGCAGAACCCCAGATACCGCAAAGGTCCGGACGTCTGTTTTgacaacaatgaaaat GATGAACCCTTGTGCCCAATCAGCCGAGGTTCCCCGCTGACCTGCACCCCTCTCTTGTTTCTGGTGATGAGTTTAGG GAAGATGATTCTGACTGTGGAGGCGGGACCGTGCTGA
- the LOC130535708 gene encoding voltage-dependent calcium channel subunit alpha-2/delta-1 isoform X1 — protein sequence MDTYRARLWVFLSLLFQHGCLGSQFPTQLMIKEWVDQMQKELVTLADTATAGRSLTQIFRRNQDLYTVEQNDAEELVARAARNIEQLLRKRSAALEKLATAAEDFQKEYVWKDEFEDDEIAYYNSKDNLDANETEGRKYRMRPDFKEDPTFKRLTDYNHTAVHIPTDIYDGSTIVLNELNWTEALEEVFKKNREEDPTLLWQVFGSATGLARYYPASPWMDARKTPSKIDLYDVRRRPWYIQGAASPKDMLILVDASGSVSGLTLKLIRTSVSEMLETLSDDDYVNVVYFNTRVKKTACFDHLVQANVRNKKLLKDAVQNITAKGITNYTKGFEFAFEQLSVTNVSRANCNKIIMLFTDGGEERAQAILEKYNADKKVRIFTFSVGQHNYDKGPIQWMACSNKGYFYEIPSIGAIRINTQEYLDVLGRPMVLADKQAKQVQWTNVYLDALELGLVITGTLPVFNKTKSKDDRNGEYQNQLILGVMGIDVSLDDIKKLTPRFTIGPNGYYFAIDPNGYVLLHPNLQPKNPKFQEPVTLDFLDAELENDIKVEIRRMMIDGETGEQTIHTLVKSQDERYIDRGVRTYTWAPVNGTDYSLALVLPKYSEHFIQAKLGDDMKQAMSMETLQLERFDEYGYTFISPREYCKELKLSLNNTQFLLDFNQYIDRYTPNACNVSLVSRLILDAGLTAELVKVWSEQTMDGIVARFVATDGGVTRVYPRSVGEDWIENPETYESSFYKRTLDNDVYIFTAPSFNTENKDSFSESGILVSKAVELTIDEVTLKPAVVGVKLNVSFWMNSFMNATLKLNCKDEICGCLRNDKHVDCVILDDGGFLLMSNQDEYISLIGQFFGEVDPVLMINLVNTSLYSFNKTYDYQSVCDPEKDSKAAAGPRSVYVPSIADLLSIGWWASSAAWSILQQLLVGLLFPNLLEAAEPADEEIPDAMFKESCITEQTQYFFDNEERSYSGVLDCGNCSRMYRAEKLPNTNLVFLITDAKATCLSCDPRPLRQAEQPSEGPDPCELAQNPRYRKGPDVCFDNNENEDDSDCGGGTVLSPCLWPLLGLQLLLLWFLSSSQPL from the exons AAACTGGCCACGGCCGCTGAAGACTTCCAGAAGGAGTACGTGTGGAAGGACGAGTTTGAG GATGATGAAATTGCGTACTACAACTCGAAGGACAAT CTGGATGCAAatgagacagaggggaggaaaTATAGGATGCGACCAGACTTTAAAGAGGACCCGACATTTAAACGTCTGACAGATTACAACCACACGGCTGTTCATATCCCCACTGACATCTATGATGGat CCACCATCGTGTTGAATGAGCTGAACTGGACGGAGGCTTTGGAGGAGGTGTTCAAGAAGAACAGGGAAGAAGACCCCACCCTTCTCTGGCAGGTGTTTGGCAGTGCGACGGGCCTGGCCCGCTACTACCCAG CTTCGCCCTGGATGGACGCTCGGAAGACCCCGAGTAAAATCGACCTGTATGATGTTCGCAGGAGGCCGTG GTATATCCAAGGCGCTGCCTCACCAAAAGATATGCTAATCCTTGTGGATGC AAGCGGGAGTGTGTCTGGCTTAACGCTGAAGCTCATCAGGACCTCAGTCAGCGAAATGCTGGAGACGCTGTCCGATGACGACTACGTCAACGTCGTTTAT TTCAACACTCGAGTGAAGAAGACAGCCTGCTTCGACCACCTGGTTCAGGCCAACGTCagaaacaaaaagctgctgaaggaCGCCGTGCAGAACATCACAGCAAAAGGGATTACAAACTACACAAAGGGCTTCGAGTTCGCTTTTGAGCAGCTGTCTGTG ACCAATGTGAGCAGAGCAAACTGCAACAAGATCATCATGCTGTTTACGGACGGTGGGGAGGAGAGAGCCCAGGCCATCCTCGAGAAATACAACGCTGACAAAAAG GTCAGGATCTTTACCTTCTCTGTGGGACAGCACAATTACGACAAAGGTCCCATCCAGTGGATGGCCTGCTCCAACAAAG GTTACTTCTACGAGATCCCGTCCATCGGAGCCATCAGAATCAACACACAG GAGTATCTTGATGTCCTGGGACGACCGATGGTGCTGGCAGACAAGCAGGCCAAACAGGTCCAGTGGACCAACGTCTACCTGGATGCTCTG GAGCTGGGTCTGGTCATCACAGGAACCCTTCCTGTTTTCAATAAGACGAAGAGCAAAGACGACAGGAACGGCGAG TACCAGAATCAGTTGATCCTCGGCGTGATGGGGATCGACGTTTCTCTGGACGACATCAAGAAACTGACGCCCCGCTTCACA ATTGGTCCAAATGGATACTACTTTGCCATCGATCCAAATGGATACGTCCTGCTGCACCCCAACCTCCAGCCAAAG AATCCTAAATTCCAGGAGCCTGTTACCCTGGATTTCCTAGACGCTGAGCTGGAAAATGACATTAAAGTGGAG ATCAGGAGGATGATGATTGATGGAGAGACAGGTGAACAAACCATTCACACGCTGGTAAAATCCCAGGACGAG AGGTACATCGACAGAGGAGTCAGGACCTACACGTGGGCACCAGTGAATGGAACAGATTACAG CCTGGCTCTCGTTTTGCCAAAATACAGCGAGCACTTCATTCAAGCTAAGCTGGGGGACGACATGAAGCAGGCCATGT CAATGGAAACCCTGCAGCTGGAGAGGTTTGACGAGTATGGTTACACCTTCATCTCCCCACG GGAGTACTGCAAAGAGCTGAAGCTGTCACTCAACAACACCCAGTTCCTCCTGGACTTCAACCAGTACATTGATAGATACACTCCCAACGCAT GTAACGTGTCCCTGGTGAGTCGGCTCATTCTGGATGCAGGTCTGACCGCTGAACTGGTCAAAGTTTGGAGTGAACAGACAAT GGACGGGATAGTGGCCAGGTTCGTGGCCACGGACGGCGGTGTAACGAGAGTTTACCCCAGAAG TGTCGGGGAGGACTGGATCGAGAATCCGGAGACCTACGAGTCCAGCTTCTACAAAAGGACGCTGGACAATGACGTTTACATTTTCACAGCACCGTCTTTCAACA CGGAGAACAAGGATTCCTTCTCCGAGTCCGGCATCCTGGTGAGCAAAGCGGTGGAACTCACCATCGATGAAGTCACGCTCAAACCAGCAG TGGTCGGAGTGAAACTCAACGTCTCCTTCTGGATGAACAGTTTCATGAACGCTACGCTCAAACTGAAT TGTAAAGATGAGATCTGTGGCTGTCTGAGGAATGACAAG CATGTAGACTGTGTGatcctggatgatggaggatttCTTCTCATGTCCAATCAGGATGAATACATCTCTCTG ATCGGTCAGTTCTTTGGCGAGGTGGACCCGGTGCTGATGATCAACCTGGTCAACACCTCTCTGTACTCCTTCAACAAGACCTACGACTACCAGTCTGTCTGCGACCCAGAGAAGGACAGCAAGGCTGCAGCAGGCCCCCGCTCTGTCTATGTG CCTTCCATTGCCGACTTGCTCAGTATTGGCTGGTGGGCATCAAGTGCTGCCTG GTCGATATTGCAGCAGCTTTTAGTAGGACTCTTGTTTCCAAACCTTCTCGAGGCAG CGGAGCCAGCAGATGAAGAGATACCAGATGCCATGTTCAAGGAAAGCTGCATCACGGAACAAACCCAGTACTTCTTTGATAATGAGGAGAGATCCTACTCAGGTGTTCTGGACTGTGGAAACTGTTCCAG GATGTACCGTGCAGAGAAGCTACCAAACACCAACCTGGTGTTCCTGATCACCGATGCCAAGGCAACGTGCTTGTCCTGTGACCCCAGGCCACTCAGACAGGCCGAACAACCAT CTGAAGGTCCGGATCCGTGCGAGCTGGCGCAGAACCCCAGATACCGCAAAGGTCCGGACGTCTGTTTTgacaacaatgaaaat GAAGATGATTCTGACTGTGGAGGCGGGACCGTGCTGAGCCCGTGCCTTTGGCCATTACTcgggctccagctgctgctgctgtggttcctgTCATCTTCACAGCCCTTGTGA